CCCATAATGTGGTCACCATCGATCTCACCGAGGAGCTTCCATGAGCCGGCGCGTCGCCGTCTATCCCGGGTCCTTCGACCCTCTGCACAACGGACATCTGGACCTCATCGAACGCTGCCTCTCCCTCTTCGACGAGGTGGTGGTGGCGGTACTCCACAACGATCAGAAAAAGGCCCTGTTCACCAGCGAGGAGCGGGTGCGCATGATCGGGCAGCTGCTGGCGCCCTATCCCAACTGCCGAGTGGAGAGTTTTTCCGGCCTGCTGGTGGATTTCGTCGAGAGCGCCGGTGCCAGCTGCGTGGTGCGCGGCCTGCGGGCGGTCTCGGACTTCGAGTACGAGTTCCAGATGGCGCTGATGAACAAGCGCCTCAATCCGCGGGTAGAGACCCTCTTCATGATGCCCCGGGAGGATTACACCTTCGTTTCCAGCCGCACCGTCAAGGAGGTTTTCTTCCTCGGCGGAAAGCTGGACGGATTGGTGCCGCCGGTGATCTTGAAGTACCTTGAAGCGCACAAAGACCGCGAGACTTGAGCCGGCACGCCGCTGGGCTCCGCCCCCGCGCCGGTCTCTTCAAAGGGAGCTGCCATGTCCGACCAACCCGTAATCGCTGAACGCACTCCGGTGGTGCTCGAACTAGAAGCCGGTGAGACCTATTGGTGGTGCATCTGTGGCCGCTCGAAGGAGCAGCCCTTCTGTGACGGATCCCACGCCGGCACCGACTTCGAGCCCATTCCCTTCGAGGTGACGGAAACCCGCCGCTACGCCCTCTGCCGGTGCAAATACACCGAAGACTCCCCCTTCTGCGACGGCCGCCACAAGCAGCTGCCGGCGGAGTAGAAGCCTCACTCCTTCGGAGCATCCTCGTCGAGTAGGTCCCGGGTGCCGGAGGTGGCGCGTTCGGCGGCGATTTGGGCGTCGATATCGTCTTCCGGTGGCGGGCTCGGCTGGGGGGTTGGGGC
This is a stretch of genomic DNA from Acidobacteriota bacterium. It encodes these proteins:
- the coaD gene encoding pantetheine-phosphate adenylyltransferase, yielding MSRRVAVYPGSFDPLHNGHLDLIERCLSLFDEVVVAVLHNDQKKALFTSEERVRMIGQLLAPYPNCRVESFSGLLVDFVESAGASCVVRGLRAVSDFEYEFQMALMNKRLNPRVETLFMMPREDYTFVSSRTVKEVFFLGGKLDGLVPPVILKYLEAHKDRET
- a CDS encoding CDGSH iron-sulfur domain-containing protein yields the protein MSDQPVIAERTPVVLELEAGETYWWCICGRSKEQPFCDGSHAGTDFEPIPFEVTETRRYALCRCKYTEDSPFCDGRHKQLPAE